Proteins from a single region of Hordeum vulgare subsp. vulgare chromosome 6H, MorexV3_pseudomolecules_assembly, whole genome shotgun sequence:
- the LOC123402389 gene encoding zinc finger CCCH domain-containing protein 14-like isoform X1, which translates to MEGVARKRGTADGANGATLGGKRTRESESFQTGVGSKSKPCTKFFSTAGCPFGEGCHFLHYFPGGHQAVAKMSNLGGQSFAHPQGRMPAGSAVPNGPPTPTVKTKLCNKYNTAEGCKWGDKCHFAHGERELGKHTFINNSMPPHMGPRPTTHFGPPAMPNPGMSTPAGFGASSTAKVSVDASLAGAIIGRGGVNTKQISRVTGAKLAIRDHESNEALKNIELEGTFDQINNASAMLRELIFRISGGTNPNAPPSGESLAGGSHRGGGGGPGSNFKTKLCDNFTKGSCTFGDRCHFAHGESELRKSAAA; encoded by the exons ATGGAAGGTGTCGCCCGCAAGAGGGGCACGGCGGACGGCGCCAACGGCGCCACCCTGGGAGGGAAGCGCACGCGAG AATCGGAGTCATTTCAAACCGGTGTAGGAAGCAAATCGAAGCCATGCACCAAATTTTTCAG TACCGCTGGTTGCCCCTTTGGTGAGGGTTGCCATTTCCTCCATTACTTCCCTGGTGGCCACCAGGCTGTTGCAAAGATGAGCAACCTGGGTGGCCAATCATTTGCACATCCCCAAGGAAGAATGCCTGCAGGATCTGCTGTTCCAAATGGCCCCCCTACACCAACTGTCAAGACTAAATTGTGCAACAAGTATAACACTGCAGAGGGATGCAAGTGGGGTGACAAGTGCCACTTTGCACATGGCGAGAGGGAGCTCGGCAAGCACACGTTCATCAACAACTCCATGCCACCCCATATGGGACCAAGGCCCACCACTCACTTTGGACCTCCGGCAATGCCCAACCCTGGCATGTCCACCCCAGCAGGCTTTGGGGCTTCTTCCACAGCCAAGGTCAGCGTCGACGCATCCCTCGCAGGTGCCATCATCGGGCGAGGTGGAGTAAACACAAAGCAGATATCCCGAGTCACCGGGGCCAAGCTGGCCATCCGGGACCACGAATCAAACGAGGCCTTGAAAAACATTGAGCTCGAGGGCACGTTTGATCAGATCAACAACGCCAGCGCCATGCTAAGGGAGTTGATCTTCAGGATCAGCGGCGGCACCAACCCCAACGCCCCTCCCTCGGGTGAGAGCCTGGCCGGAGGGTCTcaccgcggcggcggcggtgggccagGGAGCAACTTCAAGACCAAGCTGTGCGACAACTTCACGAAAGGATCGTGCACGTTTGGCGACAGATGCCACTTTGCCCACGGCGAAAGCGAGCTGCGCAAGTCGGCTGCCGCGTGA
- the LOC123402389 gene encoding zinc finger CCCH domain-containing protein 14-like isoform X2, with translation MSNLGGQSFAHPQGRMPAGSAVPNGPPTPTVKTKLCNKYNTAEGCKWGDKCHFAHGERELGKHTFINNSMPPHMGPRPTTHFGPPAMPNPGMSTPAGFGASSTAKVSVDASLAGAIIGRGGVNTKQISRVTGAKLAIRDHESNEALKNIELEGTFDQINNASAMLRELIFRISGGTNPNAPPSGESLAGGSHRGGGGGPGSNFKTKLCDNFTKGSCTFGDRCHFAHGESELRKSAAA, from the coding sequence ATGAGCAACCTGGGTGGCCAATCATTTGCACATCCCCAAGGAAGAATGCCTGCAGGATCTGCTGTTCCAAATGGCCCCCCTACACCAACTGTCAAGACTAAATTGTGCAACAAGTATAACACTGCAGAGGGATGCAAGTGGGGTGACAAGTGCCACTTTGCACATGGCGAGAGGGAGCTCGGCAAGCACACGTTCATCAACAACTCCATGCCACCCCATATGGGACCAAGGCCCACCACTCACTTTGGACCTCCGGCAATGCCCAACCCTGGCATGTCCACCCCAGCAGGCTTTGGGGCTTCTTCCACAGCCAAGGTCAGCGTCGACGCATCCCTCGCAGGTGCCATCATCGGGCGAGGTGGAGTAAACACAAAGCAGATATCCCGAGTCACCGGGGCCAAGCTGGCCATCCGGGACCACGAATCAAACGAGGCCTTGAAAAACATTGAGCTCGAGGGCACGTTTGATCAGATCAACAACGCCAGCGCCATGCTAAGGGAGTTGATCTTCAGGATCAGCGGCGGCACCAACCCCAACGCCCCTCCCTCGGGTGAGAGCCTGGCCGGAGGGTCTcaccgcggcggcggcggtgggccagGGAGCAACTTCAAGACCAAGCTGTGCGACAACTTCACGAAAGGATCGTGCACGTTTGGCGACAGATGCCACTTTGCCCACGGCGAAAGCGAGCTGCGCAAGTCGGCTGCCGCGTGA